The following proteins are co-located in the Nomia melanderi isolate GNS246 chromosome 1, iyNomMela1, whole genome shotgun sequence genome:
- the mRpL28 gene encoding mitochondrial ribosomal protein L28 — protein MSVKRLSSSLYYLPRPNRWMKGIGAELPVEYKKFWKEWKLTKPTAVHYVKQEGRYIRDEETEVVRPVQNVPLPLLYPKEHNQGIWGGEAVIQGYMKKSKYHRRFPHFWFPMLKKTILYSEVLDKYMRTVVTDRTLNLIHEHYGFDHYLLKTPACDLISELAVKLKRQILLALVDKTLYPNDPDKREEIYNKYKEYLTAYTRDEIEWYGLTYKEACLKWIKLKDEQNPVQPLKLQYRAELIASLQEESKKQETEKTESMVDSTLSWISKVNPFSKDTKSK, from the exons ATGTCAGTGAAACGTCTATCCTCG aGTTTGTATTACCTACCTAGACCGAACCGATGGATGAAGGGGATTGGTGCAGAATTACCAGtggaatataaaaaattttggaAGGAATGGAAACTAACGAAACCAACTGCTGTTCATTATGTGAAACAGGAAGGTAGATACATCAGAGACGAGGAAACGGAAGTAGT acgTCCAGTTCAAAATGTACCGTTGCCGCTGTTGTATCCTAAAGAACACAACCAGGGTATATGGGGTGGCGAAGCTGTAATACAAGGTTACATGAAGAAATCTAAATATCATCGTAGATTTCCTCACTTTTGGTTCCCTATGCTTAAAAAGACCATATTGTACAGTGAAGTTCTAGATAAATATATGAGAACTGTGGTTACCGATAGAACTCTGAACTTAATTCATGAACATTACGGTTTcgatcattatttattaaag ACTCCGGCTTGTGATTTGATATCGGAACTTGCAGTTAAATTAAAACGTCAAATACTGTTAGCGTTAGTCGACAAAACTTTGTATCCAAACGATCCTGATAAAAGGGAagaaatttataacaaatacaAAGAGTATTTAACAGCG TACACACGAGACGAAATTGAATGGTATGGTTTAACGTATAAAGAAGCGTGTCTTAAGTGGATAAAACTAAAAGATGAGCAGAACCCAGTACAACCTCTGAAATTACAATATAGGGCTGAATTAATTGCAAGTCTCCAAGAAGAGAGTAAGAAACAAGAAACCGAGAAGACAGAGTCAATGGTTGATAG CACTTTGTCTTGGATATCAAAAGTGAATCCTTTTTCGAAAGATACCAAATCCAAATaa